One Helianthus annuus cultivar XRQ/B chromosome 7, HanXRQr2.0-SUNRISE, whole genome shotgun sequence genomic region harbors:
- the LOC110866766 gene encoding uncharacterized protein LOC110866766 — MPSNNSTPRRTARRRAKQSDNKRIASLIAKEVAKVIPQIVARVHSLSNSRTPEDVKTEPAFLYKHFKACDPMPFTGEGGVSRLLQWFDAIEVTLRQSGCPEDFQTTCATGVFQSRALDWWTTERSKRGIVAAYALSWDELKKLMKEEYCPPHELQKLEDEFWKIKQDKAIAKYIRGLPKCVGDFVEAARPATIEEAYQLAAEINDKRVLSGFFSQNPVKQAHQAIVIDSFGESTNGSSDNSHENSSKDPSDNSSENSSKDSSDDASSESSDEASDDTASSQEV; from the exons atgccttccaacaactctaccCCGAGAAGGACAGCCAGGAGACGCGCCAAACAAAGTGACAATAAGAGGATTGCTTCCCTTATAGCCAAGGAAGTGGCTAAGGTTATCCCTCAAATTGTCGCAcgagtgcactctctcagcaactctcgaaccCCGGAAGACGTTAAGACGGAACctgcattcctctacaaacacttcaaggCCTGTGACCCAATGcctttcacgggtgaaggaggtgttTCTCGACTACTCCAGTGGTTTGATGCAatcgaggttacccttcgtcagagtgggtgccccgaggatTTCCAAACTACTtgcgctaccggagtatttcaatcacgagcactcgactggtggaccacCGAACGTAGCAAACGTGGGATCGTCGCAGCTTATGCTCTCTCCTGGGATGAGTTGAAgaaactcatgaaggaagagtaCTGCCCTCCTCACGAACTTCAGAAGCTCGAAGACGAATTTTGGAAAATCAAGCAAGACaaag CCATCGCGAAGTATATTCGCGGTTTGCCGAAGTGTGTGGGTGATTtcgtcgaagctgcaagacctgctaccatcgaagaagcctatcAACTGGCTGCAGAGATTAACGACAAACGAGTCTTGAGTGGATTCTTCTCCCAGAATCCAGTCAAACAGGCTCATCAAGCAATTGTCATTGATTCCTTTGGCGAATCTACCAACGGTTCATCTGACAACTCCCATGAGAACTCTTCTAAAGATCCTTCCGACAATTCCTCTGAGAACTCTTCGAAGGATTCTTCTGACGACGCCTCAAGTGAATCATCAGACGAAGCCTCCgacgacactgcatcatctcaAGAAGTTTAG